One genomic region from Mesorhizobium terrae encodes:
- a CDS encoding carbohydrate ABC transporter permease, whose protein sequence is MKALRILTPFARRLSLWAFALWCLFPIYWLAMMSLKTEVDAMARRPKFLFAPILDNYLKVLSDPTIWTYFANSAVVALASTALALLIGLPAAYVLARYRFRGNADYGFWILTTRMTPPVAVLIPFFVMYVKAGLIGTHAGLIIAHVAINLSIVVWLMKGFFEDLPGELEEAAAIDGATYFQAFAHICLPVVLPGIAAVAILAFLFSWNEFLFALVLGGNDVRTVPLGLYAFVGYQQVRWGELSAASIVLLVPVLLFVLVFQKQLIRGLTMGAVK, encoded by the coding sequence ATGAAAGCGCTGCGCATCCTGACGCCTTTCGCCCGCCGCCTGTCACTGTGGGCTTTTGCTCTCTGGTGCCTATTTCCGATCTACTGGCTGGCGATGATGTCGTTGAAGACGGAAGTCGATGCCATGGCGCGCCGGCCCAAATTCCTGTTCGCTCCGATCCTCGACAACTACCTCAAGGTTCTCTCCGATCCGACGATCTGGACCTATTTCGCCAACAGTGCCGTTGTAGCGCTCGCCTCGACGGCGCTTGCCTTGCTGATCGGCCTTCCCGCCGCCTATGTGCTGGCACGCTACCGTTTTCGCGGCAATGCCGACTACGGTTTCTGGATTTTGACCACCCGCATGACACCGCCGGTCGCCGTGCTGATCCCGTTCTTCGTGATGTATGTGAAGGCCGGCCTGATCGGCACGCATGCCGGCCTGATCATCGCTCATGTCGCGATCAACCTTTCCATTGTCGTCTGGCTCATGAAAGGTTTCTTCGAGGACCTGCCAGGCGAACTGGAAGAGGCCGCGGCTATTGACGGCGCGACCTATTTCCAGGCCTTCGCCCACATCTGCCTTCCCGTCGTCCTGCCGGGAATCGCGGCCGTGGCGATCCTGGCATTCCTGTTTTCCTGGAACGAGTTCCTGTTTGCGCTGGTTCTCGGCGGCAATGATGTGCGGACCGTGCCGCTCGGGCTCTATGCCTTTGTCGGATACCAGCAGGTGCGCTGGGGCGAACTGTCGGCAGCCTCGATCGTATTGCTGGTCCCGGTGCTGCTGTTTGTCCTGGTTTTCCAGAAACAATTGATCCGCGGCCTGACCATGGGAGCCGTCAAATGA